A part of Paenibacillus sp. 481 genomic DNA contains:
- the splB gene encoding spore photoproduct lyase translates to MSTTVNLGTNDTNKRVPRSTPQFVPELVYFEPAALEYPKGQHILKWVQAEGIEYQLTTSHNRIMNFPGDTELQQYRIAKRTLVVGVRKTLKFDQSKPSAEYAIPIGTGCIGHCHYCYLQTTLGAKPYIRVYVNTDEIWDAAKRYIEERKPELTRFEASCTSDPLSIEHITGNLSDLISRMAGEEFARLRFVTKYHHVEPLLSLTHNRRTDVRFSVNADYVIKHFEPGTSHFEERIEAAAKIAKAGYPLGFIIAPIYWYDGWEDGYDTLLKKLAAALPEEAKWDVSFELIQHRYTKTAKSVIEKRYPKSKLEMNEEERKYKWGRWGQGKYVYPDEQANQLKTFISERIYTYFPTGRILYFT, encoded by the coding sequence ATGTCCACTACGGTGAATCTTGGTACAAATGACACCAACAAGCGAGTACCGCGCAGCACACCACAATTCGTGCCCGAACTCGTATACTTTGAGCCTGCCGCACTTGAATATCCGAAGGGGCAGCACATTCTTAAATGGGTACAAGCCGAAGGAATCGAATACCAGCTGACGACATCACACAATCGAATTATGAACTTTCCCGGGGACACCGAACTGCAACAATATCGAATTGCAAAGCGTACTTTAGTCGTCGGTGTTCGTAAAACGTTGAAATTCGACCAATCCAAGCCGTCTGCTGAATATGCAATTCCGATCGGTACAGGTTGCATTGGGCATTGTCACTATTGTTATTTGCAAACGACACTCGGTGCAAAGCCATACATTCGGGTCTATGTAAATACGGACGAAATTTGGGATGCTGCGAAGCGGTACATCGAAGAAAGAAAACCTGAACTAACCCGCTTTGAAGCTTCTTGCACTTCCGATCCGCTTAGCATCGAACATATCACTGGAAACTTGTCAGACCTCATTAGCAGAATGGCTGGGGAGGAATTTGCACGGCTCCGTTTCGTCACGAAATATCATCATGTGGAGCCTTTGCTTTCCTTAACCCATAATCGACGCACCGATGTGCGATTTAGTGTGAATGCGGACTATGTGATCAAGCATTTTGAGCCTGGCACTTCGCATTTCGAAGAACGAATTGAAGCCGCAGCCAAGATTGCTAAAGCAGGTTACCCGCTCGGCTTTATTATTGCGCCAATTTACTGGTACGATGGTTGGGAAGATGGATATGACACCTTATTAAAAAAATTAGCTGCCGCACTGCCAGAGGAGGCAAAATGGGATGTATCGTTTGAACTGATTCAACACCGGTACACGAAAACAGCAAAATCCGTCATTGAAAAACGATATCCAAAATCGAAACTCGAAATGAATGAAGAAGAACGAAAATATAAATGGGGTCGCTGGGGTCAAG